Genomic segment of Citrus sinensis cultivar Valencia sweet orange chromosome 7, DVS_A1.0, whole genome shotgun sequence:
attcaatAAAACTGGGGATACAATGTGTGAACTCTCTGAAATTGTTTGCAGAGTTTGCTTACAGAAATTGGTTCGAGGTTTGTTACCCTGCCAGAGGAGAGACTACTAGCTGTTGTTAATGCTCTGCTGCACCGATGTTACAAATACCCTACTGCCACCACGGCAGAGGTTCCCCAATCCCTCAAGAAGGAGCTTTCTGGTGTTTGCAGGGCTTGCTTCTCTGCTGATGCTGTCAACAAGCATGTGGACTTTGTGAGAGAGTATAAGCAGGATTTTGAGCGTGATCTTGATCCAGAAAGTACAACTACTTTCCCTGCCACCCTCTCTGAACTGACTGAAAGACTGAAACATTGGAAAAATGTTCTTCAAAGCAATGTTGAGGACAGATTTCCAGCTGTGTTGAAACTTGAAGAGGAAAGCAGGGTATTGCGTGATTTCCATGTGGTTGATGTAGAAATTCCTGGACAGTATTTCAGTGATCAGGTAATTGTATCAGTATTTTCACATTTGTTAAACTTACCACTTTCCCCAAAAGCTTAAGGTGATGCATAGGGGGATACAACAAGAATATTCTAGCAACACTCTCCCTAACATACAAGACCCACAGACTAAATACTAGCACAATCATAATGATAATGCAAGTCATTATAATTTAACTAAGGTGGGTGGATTCTAACACAAATCACTTGGTCAAACTAGCTCTGCTACCATGTAAAGAAATCACTTGTTAAAAGTTTAAGCAGTTGATTAAGCTAATAGGTAAATGCATGGCATAGTGTTTACACACTTTAaacaatattcattttatctcATAATGTTCTCTGCCTTACACATGTTGGCTCAATTGTAGTACTCATATTTATGATGCTAAATATGGATGTGGAAATTGTTATTCCTGTCTTTAAACATATCTAAAGTTATTTTGAAGAAGCCTATTTGTAAGTTGAAGTTGTGCTACAGTTTTGCATTATTACTCCATTTGTAATCGTTCTAGTGAAACTTCTCTATTGGATTCTTCAGGAAGTTGCACCTGACCACACAGTAAAATTAGATAGGGTTGGAGCTGATATACCAATTGTGCGAAGGCATGGAAGCAGTTTCCGGCGTTTGACTTTGATAGGCTCTGATGGCTCTCAACGTCACTTTATTGTTCAGACGTCTTTGACCCCTAATGCTAGAAGTGATGAACGCATATTACAGCTTTTCAGGGTAATGAACCAAATGTTTGATAAGCACAAGGAAGCAAGACGCCGCCACATATGCATCCACACACCAATTATTATTCCTGTTTGGTCCCAGGTGCCGAGTTCTCCCTTCTACaaattttgttcctttttttaaaaaaaaaaataaatgaataaaaatgatgGAATTCATAGTTCTTGAATGTGCCTCTGACCGAGATTTTGTTCCTTTTGTATTTCCTTGTTTTACTTGAAATAATTGAATGGTAATTGCTGACTAGCCTGCACTTTAGTACATGAAAGATTTGAACTAAAGCCAGTGAAATCCTCTTATAGTAACTGATTGATGCATGAACAGGTTCGCATGGTTGAAGATGATCTGATGTACAGCACCTTCCTTGAGGTTTATGAGAACCATTGTGCAAGGAATGACCGAGAAGCTGACCAGCCCATTACCTATTTTAAGGAGCAGTTAAACCAAGCTATCTCAGGCCAAATATCACCTGAGGCGGTAGTAGATCTCCGCCTCCAAGCGTATAatgatataacaaaaaatcatGTGTCAGAGAGCATTTTTTCACAATTCATGTACAAGACTCTGCTAAATGGCAACCATATGTGGGCTTTCAAAAAGCAATTTGCCATCCAGTTAGCCCTGTCAAGTTTTATGTCTTTCATGCTGCAAATAGGGGGAAGGTCCCCAAACAAGATTTTATTTGCCAAGAACACTGGGAAGATATTCCAGACAGATTTTCATCCGGCATATGATGCAAATGGAATGATAGAGTTTAATGAACCAGTGCCTTTTCGTCTGACAAGGAACATGCAATCATTCTTCTCCCATTTTGGCGTGGAAGGCCTTATTGTGTCTGCAATGTGTGCTGCTGCTCAGGCTGTGGTTGCACCAAAAGTAAGATTCTCTGCAAACtgtccttttttatttttgtcaaaatacatACTGGTGTTATAGAAGTTTTGATTggctttttctctttttgtaaTGTTGCAGCAAAGTGAGTATCTATGGTATCATTTAGGCATGTTTTTTCGTGATGAGCTTTTATCATGGTCTTGGAGGAGACCACTTGGTATGCCTCTGGGTCCTGCTGGAGGGAGTGGTTTGAACCCCATTGACTTCAAAGATAAGGTTAGCACCAATGTTGAGAATGTTATTGGCCGGATCAATGGAATTGCCCCACAGTTCTCTGAAGAGGTAAACCCAACGGCAACACCATcaccccccaaaaaaaaaaaatcttgttttctttttaagattaagttgtttgaaattttgaatactGGTCCTAGTTGGTGGGCGTTGatgagatttatttattttgattgcaTTCAGGAAGAAAATGCTCAAAAAGAGAGTGTGTTGGTGGAGCCACCACAGTCGGTACAGAGGGGTGTCACTGAATTGGTTGAGGCTGCCCTGTCAGCAAGGAACTTGTGCATGATGGATCCAACATGGCATCCCTGGTTTTAACTTGGCCGGAGTTTCGGCTTGTatagataattttcttttctcattcCTGTTACATTGTATAGATTAATTACAATTCGTAATTTTGACGAATTTCTGTCCTCATAGTTGTGGtattgttcaatttttttccagCGTAACCAAGTGCCTAAAACTACCTTGCACGTATATAAAACGAAAGCACGAACTGAGGTGGAGACATTAGTTCAAAACGTATATTACAATTCGTAATTTTGACGAATTTCTGTCCTCATAGTTGTGGTATTTGTTCAATTATTTTCCAGCGTAACCAAGTGCCTAAAACTACCTTGCACGTATATAAAACGAAAGCACGAACTGAGGTGGAGACATTAGTTCAAAACGTCACATCATTGTGATTatgagcatttttttttctttttttctttttttcatcaaaataatTGCTCGGCcaatttcttcttcctcaATTGCAAAGGGAGATTcatcaaatttcattaattcaaaACGTCATCACGTCGTTGTGATTAcaagcattttttttctttttctcatcaAAACAATTGCCCAGccaaaaaatgacaaaacagCATAAACTCAATGATGGGACATCAGAAGTCAAGTCAAAAGAAAACCAATGACAATGAGAGAGCCTCAGTCGacaatttcttcttcctcaATTGCGAAGCGAATGTGTTTCCCTTTCGGTGTTGGCAAGCCCTTCAAGGATAAGACGTTGGGCGAGAAaccaattgataaattattattattaacagtTAGTTCTTCTTCAACTATTTCATCATCGCTGTTGTACAAGTATCTTGTGTGCCGTCCTGTAAATTTAGCCATTGTCTGCTCCGTATTATTCACACTAATCTTGCTCAGTTCTTCGCAGAGTTCATCAAGCAATACTTCATCATACTCTTCAGCTTCATTTTCTTCGTAATTGTCGTTGTAAGATTCATCTacttcctcttcttcatcatGAATGCTTGCGTTGACCTGAATGGACCAAACAGAAGAGTCATCCTCATCTGGATATGATTTCTCTTTGCCGTCACTCTTTCCCGCGTCAGTCTCCACAGAGGAGCACTCTGTTGATTCTGTTTTCTCAGAGAAATCCAGCAGCAAAGAACGAGATATCGTATTTATATCCGATTCAATTCCCTCTTCGATCTTGATCTCACCGACCACCTGATAATCAGAAACAACAATAAGAATCAATACTGTACACAAGAACGAAgttcaatatttaaaagtcaaattctcaaatttccAAGGACAGAAACCATTCAGAATTTTCTACTTATACACGAACCAGAGAAATCAATTGTTCTTGAGTAACTGGCGAAGCATTGATTGAGGCCAAATCATTATCGTTGTTGGCATCCTCAGAAAGATTCAAGACTTGCGGCGTATTTGCTGGAGTTGGAGCAAGAAGTCGCATTGGAGAGTTTACAAAgccttgaagatgaagaaatgggCGACTCTCCAGAGAGATTTTTGAAAGCTCAGCCTCTTCCTCAACTTTTTGCAGGAGAGTCTTCGCTTGACACCTAAGCAAAGCCTCTCCAGAGCCAGGTGTGCTGTTCTTGGCTCTAATGGTCCTTCGCTTGGCCACGGCCGATGATGGAGTCTCCTCCAAGACCCCCGTTGCAAGCCCAACAATCGGTGAATCATTTGTTATATCAATCAGCGCAGACCGATCTTGTTGTTGTTTTGTGGCTCTCTGTCTTGATTTTGAAACACCCTTTTCAGCATCTTCAATTCTCCCTggaaaaatatcatcaaagtAAAGGATCACGATTATAAAAGGACTATCGAATCAAGAAGTGGTTTCAAAACTTTACTTTGAacagataattaattaagatgaCTCACTTGAAATGGGAATATTGTTGACAGCAGCCGAAGTCTGTGACCTGGTGATTCTTCTTGTTGACGATGATGGGGTCTCCATTGAGATTCAGGAAAGATGAAATGAGAGTAATCAAGCGTTAAAGAAAAGTAAAGGAAGCAAGAAAGTAAATCAAGAAGATGTTTTTTCATGTAAAATGTGCGACGGGTATATATGAAGGCAATTAGTGGACGGGTTTGAACGGTAAGGTAATATGACCGTTAGAGCCAGCGCTCGCTGCCACATCCGTTCACACGTGTGGTAAAACTAGCCGTTgggattttatttcaattacgCAATTGCAATGTTCACTTTTCACTCTTCTCATACACTGGGCCGAGCCGATCCAAGATGGGCTGGGCTCTTTTTTGCCAACCCCGTCCGTATTCAACATATGCCACcctacaattatttttcatgaaaCCTTAActgacattaaaaaaaaaatgccccTTTCATGAAAATCACTACTACGAATATAGcccatttaatttaattaataccAACTAAATTTCgtgtataattatagaaactTTGTGTGAGTTAGCTTGTGTATCAGACAATGCACCTTTACCAATGATTTTGTGGCATTCGTATGTCGGAGCCCAATCGGAGCCCAGGATGTGGACTTGGTAAGAAACCATGAAATCTTagtcaaaagaatttttttttgatacgATCAAAAGAATATTGTTAGAAAACGAAAAGTTCAGCATAATTTAAAAGGTTTAAAACGACAAAGCGAGTTCACATCAATCACAATTCCTGAAACCTAAAGATATAAAggagaagggaaaaaaaaattaggagaTTGGTAGCTAGGCAtggggatggcaatggggtggGTTGAGGTTAAGGATGGCAAAATAACCTGGACCCGGACGAACCCGGATAATCCGGGCCGGGTTGAACCCGTACCggaatgtaaaaaaaatttagatccggaataaattttaataacccGGATATATCCGGGTctggaataaattttaataacccggatatctaattttaatattattttttaattaattttattgattaatctaGATGTGTTATTGCTTggaaatgtattaattttttatttttagaattttagaaattaatatttgattcaTTGATCCGGGTTCAAAACCCGGAATCCGGAAACCCGGATTTttccgggttgaacccggaccCAGACCCGGGTGAAAAAATCCAGGTccgggaaaagaaaatggtatcTGGGTCCGGATCCGGAAAGGCTAAACTCGGACCCGGACctggattttgccatccctagttgAGGTTGGGAAACGTACCTCATTCTTATCctctcatttttattcttctaAAAATTTCGTCTTTATTTTCTACTTTATTTCTtagtaaatttaatacttaGAAATGCAGTTgtgttaaatatatattggGAGAGCTTTATCATTCTCGTGGTCTTACCCAGTTTGAATTTATATTAGTCGAGGTCCAATGTAGTCTTTAAATaccatatgatttaatatacCAAAAAATTAGTGAATTCCCaatatacttattttatagtagGTATGGATATAtgatttcagtaaattaaaaattatagaattaaataaaatcatcgtcatattataaagtatttaaattatttaaaaaatctaaaattttgaaacaatatcttaagATGAtatcaaaagtaaaaaatatttgaaaaggagagaaaagaaaacataacaatattttaaggttgaattaataagaattatattgtatgattttcttttagttataacttatttatattaggtaaaaataagaagaaaatttattaaccaacaggatttatatataatgaaaattgagGTGGGGTGGGAGTGAGGTGGGGAGTACAAAACTATATCTCACCTCATAGAAATTATTTGTTCCCCATTATCCGCTCCATCCTCGaaaattatctaattttttttttcatttaagatGGCCCCCATGAGACCCCAAATCCGTAGAGAAATTTCCATCCCCAGCCAGGCAAGGTAAATGCATGCTTCATGAACGACCAGTCGAGCAGTTAAAGTTAGGTTTAAAtcgggtgcgaccataccagcactaatgtaccgaatcccatcagaactccgcagttaagcgtgcttggacgagagcagtactaagatgagTGACCTCTTGGAAAGTCCCCGTGTTGCACACCTCCTTTTGAAGttatatcaaaaaaaaaaagttaagttTAAATCACGTGATGTGGTCTCAACTATACCTTACATATgaccaaataaattatttattctattCAGCTAATTCACTTATATACTTTCTTTCTTAAGCTATAGCTACTTTCTCAAATTAGATATAGTATATTATATGCAGCTAATTCAATAGTATTTAATTTGGCTCAATagtatttaagtaatttaatctAGCCGACCACCCAAGTTAAAATCTAATGAGAGATAAAgatgaattaaaaagaattagaTCTTCtcattatttgaatttctCTGAATTAAAGATCTTATAACATATGTGTATTTTCTATATATGATCaagatttatttctttattttatttttatttaatgactactgaataaaaaaaattaataaaaattttacctGCTTCtcactttttaaaaatgataataggGTAAAAAAAATCCTCCACTTTGTGAAAGGATAACGGGGGAAGGCGTTGGcacataaactaaaaaaaaaggttgttCGTATAAAATTgggataaataaaaatatgtggTGACCGAATTTACATGGCATTTGACTTGACAGCCAATCCGTACTTTGCATGCCGAAGACGAATACGGCGCCACGTAGCTAGGTTGCCAAGTTTGTTGGAATTCGTTTATCtgatttttatatgtataacaaaataataaaaatatttatttctgaATTTCTGtatactaataaaaattatgcagTTAAAACTTAAACGAACGCACTGGTCAATAGAGAGTGATCCATTCAATTCAATgcttaaaaaaagttaaaacaattGAGATAAGATATTCTATATAAAGCTCCTCCGTTACCCAACCACGTAGACTCTAGAAGCACGTATGCTGATACGCATGTAGGGTGGTAGATGGATGCCACTTGAAGTGTTAAAACATTTAAGAGGATGGTAGTTCACGTGTTAAGAGGTAGCCACAGCTGCCACGCTTTCCAACCGTCTAACATCCGAAGCCGCGTCCCCCTCGTACtccatataatatatatacataggTGTAAAACATGCACACATGCACATTAACCCCCACAACACAAGCGGCAGTTGCGCATCACCCTTGGACTCACTCTTTTGCTTTTAAACAGATACTTATACATTTGctctaatatattattattatttgtgctTCATCGATCATCAATTCATGGCTCCTTCAACCCTCACCGCCCTTGCTGGGGAGAAAACCCTCAACCCAAGCTTTGTCCGCTTTCAAGATGAGCGTCCCAAGGTGGCTTATAATGAATTCAGCAATGAAATTCCTGTGATTTCACTTGCTGGGATTGATGACGTCGGTGGCAAAAGGGCTGAGATTTGCAAGAAAATTGTTGAGGCGTGTGAGGACTGGGGAATCTTTCAAGTTGTTGATCATGGTGTTGATGCTAAGCTTATATCCGATATGACTCGTCTTGCTACAGAATTTTTCGCCCTGCCCCCTGAGGAGAAGCTCAAGTTTGATATGTCCGGTGGGAAGAAGGGTGGCTTCATTGTCTCTAGCCACCTTCAGGTACCAACTCTCTTACTCTTGTCCcctacatacacacacacacacacacacacacacatacatacatacatatatcagg
This window contains:
- the LOC102617718 gene encoding uncharacterized protein LOC102617718, whose translation is METPSSSTRRITRSQTSAAVNNIPISRRIEDAEKGVSKSRQRATKQQQDRSALIDITNDSPIVGLATGVLEETPSSAVAKRRTIRAKNSTPGSGEALLRCQAKTLLQKVEEEAELSKISLESRPFLHLQGFVNSPMRLLAPTPANTPQVLNLSEDANNDNDLASINASPVTQEQLISLVVGEIKIEEGIESDINTISRSLLLDFSEKTESTECSSVETDAGKSDGKEKSYPDEDDSSVWSIQVNASIHDEEEEVDESYNDNYEENEAEEYDEVLLDELCEELSKISVNNTEQTMAKFTGRHTRYLYNSDDEIVEEELTVNNNNLSIGFSPNVLSLKGLPTPKGKHIRFAIEEEEIVD